CTTCGCCTACAGACTCGTGAAGAAAAACTTTATCGACTGACTGAAATGGAGCCAGAACatttagaaaaagaaatattttatttatcagaACTGTTTGTTGTGTTCAGGGACATCGGGAATAATGACCTCATGACACGtctgtcattttaaatattcGTCTGCtgttcaaatcaaacattttgccCGACTGATCAGATGAATCCCTCCTCCGACGACATCAGGACATGACGTGCTCCAAGACGCCCTGACGAATCAGCTGCTCACATTTCCACCGCGGCAGGAAGTGctgtggacagacagacggatgTTAAGATAACGACTTCCTGTTTGATTCATGAACAGCCGCTGTTCGGATGAACCAACATGTCCGACCTCCagactcttgttttttttaacgtCGCTATGTGACGTTTTAATGTCAGTTCTTCTTCTACATATTTCTACatcaaactgttttagagaTTTATACGTTTTATGTTCTTGTTTCTGCGATTAAATAATTGTAGCCTCAACATTTGGATTCATGTACAGCTGCTGTACGACAAGACATAAATAAGTACAGaaatagagaaaagtaaaaaagaaataccgtaaaacttcaattaatagcccGGGCTTTTATTTGCCTCAGTCACTGAACTCCACCTGCCTATATTGGGGAaaggcctttaattcctttcgCACAAAACTCAGCAAAGACGGGAAAAACTATCAAATTGTTTAGTTGAACCAGTAAGAATATTACTTAAAATTTTTTAATAACATATCAATTACGAGTCGTTCATTTGATCTAGTTCCGCTGCACAGAAAGAGACGGACTTCACGTGACAACATCCACAAACTggattcatttttatgaaaaacagtTTTGATGCTTTTGATCGGTGGACGCTTACTGACtgaaggaatataaataatcgaggaatggacacaCAATCTGACTTTATAAATGCTTCAAAGGTTACGTTAGAGAGGCAACGCTTTGTTTCGTCTCTCTTGTTCGCCAGgccggtaaatctgaatgaattatactttggtgctcttCCAGTAAAATTAACTGTTAATTTGTTGAGAATATAAGCGATATAACGATGTGCAGCATGTCCAtgttgacaaaagtttaaacatttatatttgtatgagcgatctaagcagcttagaagtAGCTTGAGTCGGCGACCCGgtggctttaagaggttttatacattcaaagaacttctataaaacCAGACCCGGCGTCTCATTGGACCggcgtttatttgtcaaaacgtggAGCCAGTAAAAGGGGTCGTGTTTAATTTACGTTTTACGGTAATTGCAagtatataaaatgaaaatatgagtaATATAGTAGATGGAATCATAACAGGAAACACCAGAAAAAcatagtggtgtgaaaaagtgtttgccttcctcatttcttatttttctgcatgtttgtcgcacttaaatgtttcagatcatcaaacaaatttaaatattagtcaaagataacacaagtaaacacaaaatgcagtttttaaatgaaggttgttattattaagggaaaactaaatccaaacctacatggccctgtgtgaaaaagtgattgccccacctgttaaaacataactgaactgtggtttatcacacctgagttcaatttctctagccacacctgttctcaatcaagaaatcacttaaatagggcctgcctgacaaagtgaagtagaccaaaagatcttcaaaagctagacatcatgccaagatccaaagaaattcaggaacaaatgagaaagaaagtaattgagatctatcagtctggaaaaggttataaagccatttctaaagctttgggactccagcgaaccacagtgagagccattatccacaaatggcgaaaacatggaactgtggcgaaccttcccaggagtggccggccgaccacaATTACACCaggagcgcagcgacgactcatccaagaggtcacaaaagaccccacaacaacatccaaagaactgcaggcctcactcgcctcagttaaggtcagtgttcatgactccaccataagaaagagactgggcaaaaatggcctgcaagacgaaaaccactgctgagcaaaaagaacattaaggctcgtctcaagTCTTGGGGATCACCAAGACTtctgggaaaatactctgtgaactgacgagacaaaagctgaactttttggaaggtgtgtgtcccgttacatctggcgtaaaagtaacaccgcatttcagaaaaagaacatcacaccaacagtaaaatatggtggtggtagtgtgatggtctggggctgttttgctgcttcaggacctggaagacttgatgtgataaatggaaccatgaattctgccgtctaccaaaaactcctgaaggagaacgtccggccatctgttcgtgacctcaagctgaagcgaacttgggttctgcagcaggacaatgatccaaaacacaccagctagtccacctctgaatggctgaagaagaacaaaatggagactttggagtggcctagtcaaagtcctgacctgaatcctattgagatgctgtggcgtgaccttaaaaaggcagttcatgctcgaaaaccctccaatgtggctgaattacaacaattctgcaaagatgagcgggccgaaactcctccacagctgtaaaagactcactgcaagttatcgcaaacgcttggttgcagttgttgctgctaagggtggagcaaccagttattaggtttagggggcaatcactttttcacacagggccatgtaggtttggatttagttttcccttaataataacaaccttcatttaaaaactgcattttgtgtttacttgcgttatctttgactaatatttaaattagtttgatgatctgaaacattttagtgacaaacatgcaaaaaaataagaaatcaggaagggggcaaacacttttttacaccactgtagataaaatatatatatatatatatatatatatatatgagtgtAGATCAcagcagtagaagaagaagcagcagcttcCTGCTCTGACCTGACTGTTCTTCTTCAGCAGGATCACGGTTCCATCATCGATCTCAAACTCGCCGTGGTCCTTTAAACACCTCACCTGGAAACACAGCATGATGTCAGGTACAGGTAaaagtgtgtaagtataatcaggaaaatatactattaaaagtactcaaagcagaaaaatgctacactattatatattttaaaaaagtacatttccctTTGAGGTTTAGTGGAGAAGCAGAAAGtatcatgaaaagaaaatactacaCAAAGTACCTGATTTGCACAGTACCTGAGTACTAAGTAAGTTTTGAACGGACGCCAGAGAAACTCGTCTCACCTCGATGTAAAGACTCTTCGGAGGCTTCATGTCCTGAGTGATGTCCAGACCCTCGCCGCCCCCCAGAGAACGCATGAAGGACGCCAGAGACTTTTTATACTGACTGAACCACTGCACCTGGTCTCACGCACAGGTATAAATTAGATATTCACAGTTATAAATACACGCTGTGCTGTAACGTGTTCGTCATCCGGCTATAAATCCTTCAGCGCTTCAGCTAATACTGCAGTACACGTGGGAGTAATACCGCAGAATAATATGTGATGAATCTCAGTGCTTTTATGTTGCTAATGTAATAAGAAGACAATAGAATCTGAGTAATCAATATCAGGATTGGACCTCCTGTGCGTCCTCACCTGTACGTGTCCATATGACtcaacaggaagtgatgtcagacTCACCTCCTCTGCACACATGTGGAAGCGGACGTTAGCGGGCAGCACGCTGCCGTACTCCCAGCGCAGAGCTCGGATCCTCAGCAGGCGGTCGTAGCTGGCGGGACGACAAGAGTTCATCTTTAAAGAACCAATCAAACAACAGACTGATGGGTCACATGACAGGTACAGGTGAACGGGTGAACAGGTGGTTACAGGTAGGCGGTGAGGCAGCGCTGGTTCCTCAGCAGGCAGCAGTGACGCAGTTTAATGGAGGGAATCAACTCAGCTCGACCTTCAGCCTTCGCCTCGttactgaaacacacagacaggcagtcagagagacaggcagacaggcagggagacaggcagagagacagacagggagggagggagactgacaggcaggcagacaggcaggcagacagagagacagtcagtcagtcagacaggcagtcagtcagacagggagacagggagacagacagacaggcagtcagtcagacaggcagggagacagacagacaggcaggcagagagacagacagacaggcagagagacagacagacaggcagagaggcagggtgacagacagacagacaggcagggagacagacagacagacaggcagggagggaggcagacaggcaggcagggagacaggcagagagacagacagacagggagacagacagacaggcaggcagagagagagacagacagacagtcagagagacaggcagacagtcagacaggcagacagacagtcagtcagacaggcagggagacagacagacagacagacagacagggagggagacaggcaggacTCACACGTCAGTCTGGTTCTGTTCATAAAGAGCTTCCATCTCCTGCAGAACCTGCCGGAGTCCGTCCTCCTGAAACCCGGacaacaaagagacatttcacaCTCCCATCCGGGTGGACAGGTGACCGAGAAGTTGGTCATTTGTAAGCATGCAGGTCTGTGTCGGACTTCCTGTTAGCAGCTGGGCGGAAGGATGGAGATGTGACTGAAATGGTTACTGAAATGTAATAACTGCTGTTTGGGGTGTTTGCTTTGTGCGGAAATCTCACAGTTCCTacgttttctaaaatatatacTGCAAACATTACTAAGACGtcgctgtgtgtttttgagcagcaagaaaactttaaaatgttagaATTTTGAATGAAGATCGCCGTCTCTTGAGTTTACCGGGGGGTCACTCACGTTAAACGCGGGCAGCTGCCCGTCGCTCATCCGGTGAAGTTCTCTGATTAGCTCGATGGCTTTTTCACAGAACATCCCGACGCCGTCAAACACGAACAACCGGAGCAcaaagttaaaacattaaatcCGCATTCAACCATGAAAACTTCGGACTCTCGCTGCGCACGTCGGTTTCGCGGCAAAACCGGAGCGTCGTGTTGTGATCATGTGACGTGATGACGTGAACTCCGGATGCCGAGCTGGGACAAACGTCAACCCGACGAAACGAGCTGTGGCCGCTGAGCGCTTTATGTAAGTTAGTCACGTTGTGAAGCTGCTTTAATCCCACCAGACTGTCAGATAAAGATgcgttttattcatttatttattcgtttatttatttatttgtttatttagatGGCTGTCAGCGGGAACGAGCAGTTTATCGCTGCATCATCACCGTCTGACTTCCGGGTAGCGAACAGCGCAGCCGGTTGAAAACGACAGCTTCCGCTTTCAGCCGGAAACCGCCGCGTTGTTTTTAAAACTACAGGAAGTGGGGGGATTGTAGTTTGTTTGTGTCGCTCTTCGTTTACGCGGATTAGCTTCGCCGCTAACTTCGTTATGCTGCATTCACGTTACTCCGGATTGCGGCTCTGAATAAAtggtaaatatatatttctgggacattttgtgtttctgctcgCAGTCACACACGAACAATGGCGGCTGCTCCGGAGCCAAAACAAGACGAGTGGAGTGAAGAAGTCAAACGTTTGTTTGCTAGAAAGAACTGGAAGCGTGGACACGTTGTGTTCAGGGCCGTAACCAGGATTTAGGAATACTGAGTTTCTCCTACAACAACACGTTGACTCTGAAAGTGACgattttttctacattttatttacttaaactGATCAGATctttgactgtatataaagataatTTATGGTTCAGATGTGTCAGTAAATCACAGCCTTCTCCACTGCAGCGCTGTACATTTACTACccagcaggatataaagcagttaaaatgagctcaacctgaaacatctgcagcagtaaaatgcaacacacacatgaatgcagcaggaatatgaatccagaaacatcagatataataaacactgacaggaagcgttttactgcacagggacgactttcACTGAacactttaagtaactttagctgattatacttcatactttaagtaactttagctgattatacttcatactttaactacatttagctgattatacttcatactttaagtaactttagctgattatacttcatactttaactacatttagctgattatacttcatactttaagtaactttggctgattatacttcatactttaactacatttagctgattatacttcatactttaactacatttagctgattatacttcatactttaagtaactttagctgattatacttcatactttaagtgcAGTGAGGtttgactgcaggacttttacctgcAGTTGAGTATTTTCAGAGTggtgtcagtacttttactgcagtaaagtacttctttccaccactgctccacGCTGCCAGTAATAAACTCGTTGTCCTTCCCCTCCTAAGTTTCTGATCGGTATCCGGTCTGATCTGGCCCTAATCAGGTGGCTCAGGTATCGGCTACATGTGAGCGATCCACATCAAATACAGTCTCTGCTTGTAATAATGAACTCAGTCATTTGCACAACAGCAGTACCTGGCCTCAGGCTACTCTGCTGTACTTTAGTTTGTATACTTGTACTTGACACCATTTAAGGCTGCTTTTGACTtgtgctccactacattttacaGGGAAAACTTTACTTTTTAACTGCACTGCATTGAcagttatcagaatcagaatcagaaatactttattgatccccgtagggaaactctttaaagttacagttactttgcagatatactagattttacatacaaaacctGTGATAGTTACAACTTTTGGCACCGATAATACTTCTCTACTTAtaagcttttatttaatttcgTAATGAGGTATTTTTACATCGTGGTATCTACTCTGAAGTAAAGGGTGTGAGTGCTTCTTCCAGCGCTGGGGGACAGAGAGCTCTGCTACTGCACAGATCAGTGCGTCCCTACGAGAAATCAATATTAATTATTGGAATTATCATCAATTACATTTATGTGTTAGTTGAATCAGTTGTCTACTACTTATTTATCATAATGTTAAATACTTATTTCGGATCGTGAGAGAATTCGCAGCCTGTTTGATAACTTTTTGTTTCTAAAGTAAGTTTACGAGGTGCACTTGAAGGCACCATGTGCTGGTTCAGTTTTTTCTAATTTCCATTAACCGGTTTTGTTTTGGTGGCCGTTGCTCCGACGCTCCCCAGGGGCCGTGGACGCAGCACGGCGAGCCCACGTGGTTGTGCTTCTGCGCTCTGATTGGCTACGGCTCTCTGCGGATCTCAGTGCAGGCAGAGAGCTCGAGGCAAAGCGGGGACTCGGCTCCGTCCTCACCGGCTCTCACTGCTCCATCGCCCGGTCAGCTAACGGCCTGCTCCCCGCTGACAGGCCCGCAGTGACGGCTCGTCTTTCAGTCGGTTCTCCCCCCCGTTTAACGTTTGTTTATTTAACGTTTCCAGTGATGCGAAAGCGGAATAACTCACTGACTGCGGAGACCACCGGCACTCTGCTGGACAGCGACCCGGACCTGAAGCAGCGTCCCGGCAGCGGAGCGGCGGGGCCCGCAGCGGGCGGCCGGCAGGGCCCGGGACAGGAGCGGAGCATGGGGAAACCGTTCAGGAGGTAAGACCGGGACCGGGACAGGTGTGCTAGCACCTggactgcctgcctgcctgcctgagGAGACAGTTTCTccttttttactgaaataacAGAACAACATAATGATGGAGACATTTTATTCAAGTGTGACAAAAGTCTGAGTTACCTGCTGATGGAAAGTCCTGCTGTTTACCGGCTGTTTCTATAGATTCATCAGTTAGACCTATTCATGTAAAAAGGccaaatcattaaaaaatagattttaatatgaataaaatagagaataaagtgaattttaataataaaataatgaaataggatgatttttttttaaatgcacaactaataaacataaaatactttaaataattgcaacataaatatgaatacatttagaaaaactcaaatattaagaaataatgaaacaacaataTGTCTACAGTCCTGCTGGAAATGATTAGTTTGAAGTGTTTTGCAGTGAACGGCTCAACAACCTGAGAGAAAGAAGTTATTTCCATTTAAACACAAGTATAGAAACTGTTGACTGGTCAGACTGGTTTCTCCCGCCCCCCCTTTAAAGTTAAGGAGCACCTGAACCAGTATGCTGTGACTGATACTCTGTAGTGCCCACTGAGTACAGGGGTCTTATTTTGGTAGTTCTACCTTCCTGCTTCCTGTTCAGACATTTTATTCTCAGCCGCAGTCGTTGATATCTGGTGACGTTTTAGTTGGCGCTTAATCGTCGAACAGATAATTGTcactctgtttgttttatgcCACTGTTCTCCCCTTCAGCTCTCCGCACACCTACACCTGTGGGCTCGCCCCGCCCCTTCCTGTTTCTCCCTGCCTGCAGGTGTCCGCTCTGTGGACTTTCTTATAAAGGCGTTTTCTCAGCAGCGGCGGAGCCGCGTGGAGGAGGCTCGCGGTTAATGGCGTCGCCTGTCGAACACCATCGGCTCCGAACACGAACAGGAGGCGGCGGGAGTTTCTCTGCGGAGCATGTGCGACTGTAGACCGCAGGGAGGCGGAGCCAGGAGGCCGCGCGCTCGTCGGTCGTTCTCTCCGAGggttaaagtataaaaataaaaaccgcTGAAATGGGCCAAACATACTTTGGCTGTTAATGTACCTGCAGTCTGTGCGCTGAGCGCCGGGGCCGCTTCATCCAGCTGTTTACAGGCGAATGCAAACGATTCTGCTCAGGTAATCGCGGTCGGGCGATTGTGTAATATTTGTGACAGCCGGTCCGACCGGAAGTTAACAAACGGAACCGTTTCCTCCATCGGACTCTGCAGACACTTCCTGCTTCGAGTCTCACCAGTGTTTTCAATGCAGTACAACATTATAGACATTTgggtgtatgtatatatatatatatatatatatataatatttctctAAAGGCAGGGCTGTCCTGTGTGCTCCTGCTGCCGTGCGTCCTGTCAGcttcactcttcttcttctgcctaATCCtcattagcttagcatagcagcTTAGCAACAGAAAGTCAAGCTGAACTGCTGATGGAGGACACTGCagtgcactttttaaaaacacacagctacacatacagatacacacacacacacacatatatgcatgaTACACAGACAGATATTAAAGCATACGAGCTGCTGAatctgtagtttgtttttaacattttcagtgcCGGATTTACCCACTGACTGCCGGTCAGTGAATGCAACGCATGCATTAAATGGCGAGTAAAGGAGTTCGAAgataaaaccagaaaacaaaccaaacctgTCACACCAagagtgtttattttttttagtccGCATCTCAGTActtcctgacttcctgtctgcggcgctcagctgcgagcccattggttcctgctgaagacctttaaaaacacagatctgtagtttcctgtttaaaaaggctcagtagtttcctcaaacagctgctcgctgtagtttctatcagaccaacaggaggaaacagagcatctgttggggactatttccagcggcggatgaatccacatgtggtgctgtagtgagtgtttggggcagcaggacggtgtgtgtggggcggaggcagaataaactacagtgtgtgtgttcgtggtgatggaggaacatgtcagccagtgcagcagagcggctcgctgtgtgttttaacagtttaacagtggagctctgcggCTCCGAGGAGGATGTATGATGTATTTCACAAGCTGATTCAACACAGTCGGTTTTAGACGCTGACTCAGAGCAACAGGAAGCAGACTTCTTCTTTCAGTCTTGAGTTTGAAAGAAGTCACGCCGCTCAGTGATGCAGGGATCAAACCCGTGACCCGAACCTCGCAGCCACGTCGGCAGCgaggtcacttcctgtctgggCTGACGCTGAAAATAAGACTGAAAGCAGCATCGTTTTGTCTCAGACTTTTAACTTCAGTCGTGTCTTTGAAAACGTCCCGTCACTTCCTGTCACATGACAGAGATCTACTTTTGGAGTTCACGTCTCGTTAGAGGAGGTCGGCCCCTTCAGAGACCGACTGAGGCAGCTCGAGGGACATTCGGCTGGTTTAGCCGGTTATGCAGAACGGCACGGTTCAGAATAGTATACGTGATATTATTCGATTCATCGCTTTAATGCTGCTGAAGCTGGAGCTCGTTTTAATGACTTCACGTCCTGCCGgcagtttaatctgtaatattacgtcatcatttattagttgatttatgttttgtatcAAGAGTCTGAAGCCGTATGTGGCGGAGTAGAAGGAGGAAGTAGCAGAACATGAAgcgtaaagtacaagtacctcagatttgtactgaagtaaatgtactttccacccgCTCCGACACACAACGCTCACACCTCATTGGACACTCCATCGTctgtatatacagatatatatctattgtatgttattatatataataataagcGTATTACACTATACTAGGCTCATACTATTACTGCACTTCCTGTAATACTATGTCTACATTTCATTACACTCTATATCCCacactatattatattataataataagtatCTGTGTctacatacatatgtgtgttaTACTGTGATGCACTACATTATTAATACGGACAACTCGAAGTATAATTACAAACAATCATATAATATTCTGGTGAACACTGTTACAGCAGACGTATCGTAAAACTCTCATACGTTCTCTAATCTGCTGATCACACCGCTGTCGCTTTGCTTGAGAGGCATTGATCAGTTCACCAGTTGTGCACTGCTGTTGCCTCTAAGTTTGAGTGTTTATAGtttctattctgtttttatttgatctaCTTTAAGTTTCTCTATCTGTACTtatatctgtgtttgtgctgctgtaacaccCGAATTCcccctctggggatcaataaaggattatcttatcttattttccCCACCGCAGCAGGAGAAAATGCCTCCGTATTTTAGGATTTTTAAAtctgtaatttgttttctttggctttCTCTTGGTTTTATAACTCACAATCCTATATTTTCCTCGAGCGTTCAGCCCTGATTATGATTTAGCATGTTTCTTTCTTGTCATAATTTCGAGGTCGGTGTCTTGTAACCGTGACCGCAGTTACTGCAGTGCATGTACCTGAGGTCTCGGATTTCCTGCCGTCACCTGATCTCT
This region of Siniperca chuatsi isolate FFG_IHB_CAS linkage group LG11, ASM2008510v1, whole genome shotgun sequence genomic DNA includes:
- the gins1 gene encoding DNA replication complex GINS protein PSF1 isoform X3, which encodes MEALYEQNQTDVNEAKAEGRAELIPSIKLRHCCLLRNQRCLTAYLYDRLLRIRALRWEYGSVLPANVRFHMCAEEVQWFSQYKKSLASFMRSLGGGEGLDITQDMKPPKSLYIEVRCLKDHGEFEIDDGTVILLKKNSQHFLPRWKCEQLIRQGVLEHVMS
- the gins1 gene encoding DNA replication complex GINS protein PSF1 isoform X4 gives rise to the protein MFCEKAIELIRELHRMSDGQLPAFNEDGLRQVLQEMEALYEQNQTDVNEAKAEGRAELIPSIKLRHCCLLRNQRCLTAYLYDRLLRIRALRWEYGSVLPANVRFHMCAEEVRCLKDHGEFEIDDGTVILLKKNSQHFLPRWKCEQLIRQGVLEHVMS
- the gins1 gene encoding DNA replication complex GINS protein PSF1 isoform X1, which gives rise to MFCEKAIELIRELHRMSDGQLPAFNEDGLRQVLQEMEALYEQNQTDVNEAKAEGRAELIPSIKLRHCCLLRNQRCLTAYLYDRLLRIRALRWEYGSVLPANVRFHMCAEEVQWFSQYKKSLASFMRSLGGGEGLDITQDMKPPKSLYIEVRCLKDHGEFEIDDGTVILLKKNSQHFLPRWKCEQLIRQGVLEHVMS
- the gins1 gene encoding DNA replication complex GINS protein PSF1 isoform X2; translation: MFCEKAIELIRELHRMSDGQLPAFNEDGLRQVLQEMEALYEQNQTDVYDRLLRIRALRWEYGSVLPANVRFHMCAEEVQWFSQYKKSLASFMRSLGGGEGLDITQDMKPPKSLYIEVRCLKDHGEFEIDDGTVILLKKNSQHFLPRWKCEQLIRQGVLEHVMS